A window of Desulfuromonas soudanensis genomic DNA:
TGGTCCCGATCTCTCCGAGGTCGGCGGTGTCGAGGGGAAAGGCGTGTTCTTCGGTTTCTTCGTTGCCGAGGAAGTCGGTGACGGTCAGGTTCTGGCGCACTTCGAGGCGGCCGTCGGCCAGAAGGGTAACCAGGGTCTGCCGCCCCTCGCCGTCGATCCGCACCAGGGCCCGGCGCGGGGGAGCGGAGATGGCGAAGGTGGCGAGACGTTCCAGGGTGCGGTCGAAGGAGCGCTGGCCGCCGGCGTCGAAGCGGGGGTGAATCTGCAGCTGGTCCCGGGTCACCGAGCCGTCGCTCCACAAAAGATCGAAGGTCTGGGCGTCGCTGGCCTCCGCCGAGATGACCGTCGCCCCCGGGGAAGGGGGCTGGATCTGCAGTTCCTCGATGAGAACCCCCCGGCGCGGATCCCAGAGTTTCAGGGTCCCCGGGCGGGTGAGGAGGAAGGCGGCTTCGAGGTATTCGTCGATTCCCAGGGCTAGCACCTCGTTTCGGAGATCGGCGGAAAGGGTGCTGTGGCCGAGAACTCCGGACTGGGGGGAGGCAAAGAGGGGGAGGGTCACTCGGGTGATCAGAAAGAGAATCAGCAGAACGCTGGCGATGATCGTCAGTCCGCCGGCGGTGATCACCCAGCGGGCGATGCGATCATGGCGCTTGATTTTCTTCAGGACGTGGCGTTCCATGGCGGACTTTCCCTGGGAGGTGAAAACGGCAGGGTCCCGGACCCGGGGGACGAACCCCGGACCGGGACATGTCTGTCAACCTGCCGTCGGATTGCTCCGATGGCGGGGGATTATTTTATTGTCGCAAGCGACTTGGCGGCGACTTTGGCCGGCAGCGGCAAATAACCGTCCTTGACGACGATCTCCTGTCCCTCCCGGGAGAGGACGTATTTGAGGAACTCTTCGGTGAGGGTCGGTAGCTTTTCGCTGGGCGCCTTGGCGACGTAGATGAAGAGCATCCGGCCCAGGGGGTATTTGCCGTCGAGAACGTTTTCGTAGCTCGGCTCATAGGCCTTTTCGCCGTCCTTCTTGGCCAGGGCGATGGCCTTGACGCCGGAGGTGCGGTAGCCGATCCCCGAGTAGCCGATCCCCGTCTTGTCTTCGGTGATGGCCTGGACGACGGCCGAGGAGCCGGGCTGCTCCTTGACGGTGTCCTTGAAGTCCCCCTTGAACAGGGCGTGGTCCTTGAAGTAACCGTAGGTGCCGGAGGCCGAATTGCGCCCGTAGAGGCTGATCGGTTTTCCCGCATAGGCCCCTTTAAGGCCGACCTCGTCCCAGGTGGAAATTTCGGCGCTCCCCCCCTTGCGGGTCTTGGAGAAGATGGCGTCCAGCTGGGGAAGGGAGAGGGAGGCGAGGGGGTTGTCCTTGTTGACGAAGACCCCCAGGGAGTCGAGGGCGACGCCGATGGCCGTCGGCTTGTAGCCGAACCTGGTCTCGAAAGCCTCGAGTTCTTCTTTTTTCATCGGCCGCGACATCGGGGCGAGCTGGGCGGTTCCGGAGATCAGGGCCGGAGGGGCCGTCCCCGAACCCTTTCCTTCGATCTGGATGTTGACGCTCGGGTATTTTTTGCGGAACCCTTCGGCCCAGTAGGTCATCAGGTTGTTGAGGGTGTCGGAGCCGATGCTGTTGAGATTGCCGTTGACCCCCTGTACCCGGGCATAGGTGGCCAGGGCCGGGTCGACGGCGATTTGCTCGGCCCGCGACAGCGAGGCGGTGGTCAGCAGCAGGGCGGCGGTGACCATCAGCGCGCCCCAGAAACTTTTTGTACCCTTGTTCGTCATGAGCCTTCTCCCTTGTCTCGTCGTTGTCGTCAGTTGATGACGTGTATTATCCCCTCTCATGTTAGGAGGACGTTAGGGAAGGGTGAGAAGTCTGCAAAAAGACGGGGCCGGCTCATTTTTTTCGGTGCGAAGAAGGCGTTGCAGGATTATAGACGAAAAGGAGGGTGGAGCATCCCTCGGGACGAAGGAAGACGTTCGGGAGAAGGGAAAAGGCCCTAGCGCGCGTCTTCGCCGCAGAGCTTGAGCAGCGGAGTCTCGATGGATGTCGTGCCGCTGTTGAGGTAGAGGGTCCCCTCGGTGATGGTCAGGGTCCACTGGAAGGAGCGCCCGAGGCCGGTCACCAGCTCCTGAAGGAATTCCTGCTCGAGGGCGTAGACGGAGAGGTTCTTCATCCGCCCCAGGGCCGGGAGGTGGGCGCTTTCCCAGCGCCAGCGATTGGGGCCGCAGGCCAGGAGGATGACCCGGCCGGCATGGCGGCTCGCCTTGATCAGCCGCTCGGGGTCGGGGAGACCGACCTCGATCCACAGGGCGATGCGGCCGTCGGGCTCCTTGGCCCAGAGGTCGGGTTCGGCGCCGGCGGAGACCCCCTTGGTGAAGGTGAGTTCGTCGCTGTGGAAGAGGGCAAAGGCCAGGAGGCGCGCCACCAGGCGCTCGGCGGTTTCCGAGGGGTGACGGGCGAGAGTGGCGGAGAGGTCGACGTAATGGTTGCGGTCGAGGTCGGAGAGCTGGACGGAGGCGCGGTAAACGGTTGCCGGCTGGGCCATGGGCGATGTTCCTTTGCTTGGGGATCGAAGGAGCATAGCCTCTGTGCCCCGGAAAGACCACAGGAAAAGCTGAGGCTCCTAACCTGCGCCGGGGAGGGCGTCGGCGAGGTAGGCACGGGCTTTTTCCCCGAGGCTCTCGACGTCGACCTCGAAGGTCACCGCCGGGCGCGCCGGGTCGCCGTCACGATAGCCGAGGGTGGCGATGCAGCGCCATCCCTTGCCGTAGAGGAGTTCATGGGGCGGCATCTCCTGCCAGTGTGCGGGGCGCTCACCCTTCTCGAGAAAGTTGACGACCTCCAGCTGAAAAGGGCTGCCGGCGGTTCCGACGTTGCGGTAGACCCGTTCGTCCGGGAGGCGGATGGCCAGGTCGGCAAACTGGTCTTCGTAGAGCTCGGCGTTGACGTTCAGGGAAAAATGCGGCTTCTTCTCGGTTCCCATGGCGCTCTCCTGTCCTCGGGGTCCTTTGGTTTTTCCAGCTCTCAACTGAAGATTAGCAGAGAACCGCGGGGGGGCAAGGGAGGGATTTGACACCCCCCCGGACGGTGATACCGTTTTCCAAGAAGTAGGTTGCCGGCTATTGCCGATCGGTGTGTTCCCCTGATGGAAAGGAGATAAAATATGTTGGGCAAACTGATGAATACCGGAGAAGGGACGGCACCCCTGGTTTTGCGGGTAATGCTCGGGCTGGTCTTTTTCCCCCACGGCGCCCAAAAGGTTCTCGGGTGGTTCGGAGGGCACGGACTCTCCGGAACCCTCGACTTTTTCACCCAGACGATGGGCGTCCCGCTGATCCTGGCCCTGCTGGTCATCGCCGCCGAGTTTCTCGGGGCCCTGGGGCTGATCGTCGGTCTCCTCACGCGGGTCGCCGCCTTCGGGATCGGCTGCGTGATGCTCGGCGCCATCGCCCTGGTCCACTGGCAGAACGGATTTTTCATGAACTGGGGAGGAAAGCAGGGAGGTGAAGGGTTCGAGTATCACCTTTTGGCCCTCGCCATCTCCCTGGCACTGATGATCACCGGCGGCGGACGCTTCTCCCTGGATGGTCTCCTCAAGTCCAGGAGCGGGTCGCAGCGCTCATGACTTGAAGCCACCCGGGGAAGAGTCTCCTCCGGGTGGCTTCGCTTTCAGGGGTGGGAAAGGCGATCATTTCTTCAGGTAGCTTCTGATCCCGGTGGCCAACTCCTGTGGGTTGATGCCAAGGGATTCGGCCCAGGGGGCGGGGTCGCAGACGTTCCCCTCGAGGAGCATGGTGAGCTGATTGGCGGTGATGGGGAAAAAGGGGAGAGAATCGAGGAGGGAAACGAGGGGCCTCATCATCCAGAGGGGGTGATGGAGTTTGGGGACCGTCGTCCTTCCGAGGGCCTTGCCGATGAGGTCGAGAATCTCGTCGTAGCTGAGGCTCTGCGGTCCGCAGCAGTGGAAGGTCCGGCCGACGGTTTCGTCCCGCTCCAGGGCGCCGACGAAGCCGGCCGCCACGTCCTGAACCGCCACCGGCGACATGCGGTAGCGCCCGTCGCCGATGACCGGCACCACCGGGAGGGTGCGGATCAGATCGGCGAGCTTGTTGACGAACTGGTCGTCGGGTCCGAAGATCAGCGAGGGGCGGAAGATGGTCCACTGCAACGACGAGGAGCGAACCTTCTCCTCGGCCCGCCACTTGCTGCGGTGATAGTCGGTTTCGGCGTCGGGGCGGGCGCCGTTGGCGCTCATCTGCAGATAGCGCCGCACCCCCTGGGCCTCGGCCGCCGCAACCAGGTTTCCCGTCGCCCCGGGGTGGAGTTTGTCGAAGGTCACCCCCTGGAGGGGGACCTCGCGGATGATCCCCACCAGATGAATCACCGCCTGGCACCCCTCGAGGGTGCCGTCCAGGGACGAGGGGTCGGTGGCGTCGCCGTAGCGGACCTCGATCCCTTCTTCAGCCGGCAGCTTCCCCTCCGATCCCCGCCGCACCAGGCAGCGGGCAAGGTGTCCTGCGGCCCGGAGTTGTTTGAGAACCTCCCCTCCGACAAATCCGGTGGCACCGGTCAAAAATACCCTCATAAAATCTCCTTTTTCAGGCAAGGCCTCACCGTCGTTTCTATCCCTTGATCACCGCCAGCGGCCGCAGCCGGGCGACGATCTTGCCGATCCCCGCCCGTTGCACCACGTCGACCACCTCGGTGACGTCCTTGTAGGCCTCGGAAATCTCCTCGGCGACCGTGGCCTGTCCGGCGGCGCGGATGAGAATCCCCCGGGCGGCGAGTTCCCCCACGATGTTGCGGCCGTGGGCGGCCTTCTTGGCGGCATGGCGGGACATGACCCGACCGGCGCCGTGGCAGGTCGAGCCGAAGGTTTCGGAAAAGGCCCCGGCGGTGCCGACGAGGACGTAGGAATAGCGCCCCATGTCGCCGGGGATGAGGACCGGCTGGCCGACGCTGCGGTAGAGTTCGGGGGTCTGGGGGTGTCCCGGAGGGAAGGCGCGGGTCGCCCCCTTGCGATGCACGCAGAGGCGCCGATTTTCTCCGCCGATCTTGTGGGTCTCCATCTTGGCGATGTTGTGGCAGACGTCGTAGATCACCGAGAGGCGCAGGTCGCCTTCGCCGAGGGCGAAAACCTCGGCGAAGGATTCGCGCACCCAGGCGGTGATCAGCTGACGGTTGGCGAAGGCGAAGTTGGCGGCGCAGGCCATGGCCGCCAGGTAGTGGCGCCCCTCGGAACTGGTGAGGGGGGCGCAGCAGAGCTGCCGGTCGGGGAGTTCGATGCCGTATTTGCGGCTGGCCGAGAGCATGGTCCGCAGGGAGTCATCGCAGACCTGGTAACCGAGGCCGCGGCTTCCCGTGTGGATGCTGACGGTGATCTGGCCGGGGAAGAGGCCGAGCACCTCGGCGACCCGGAGATCGACGATCTCGTCAACGACCTGGACTTCGAGGAAGTGATTGCCGCTGCCGAGGGTGCCGAGCTGGGCCCGCCCACGCTCCAGGGCCCGCTCGGAAACGAGCTCGGGATCGGCGCCGGCGATGGTCCCTCCTTCCTCGATGTGGAGCAAATCCTCGGCGCTGCCGAAGCCGTGCTCCACCGCCCAGCGTGCCCCCTGGCGCAGAACCCTGGTCTCCTCTTCGATGGAGAGCTTTAAGTCGCGGCGCTGCGAACCGACCCCCGAAGGGACGTTGGTAAAGAGGGTGTCGGCGAGGGCCTTGAGGCGCGGCCGGACCTGATCTTCCACGAGGGCCGAGCGCAACAGACGCACTCCGCAGTTGATGTCGTAGCCGACTCCGCCGGGGGAGACGATTCCCCCCTCCTCCGGGTCGAAGGCGGCGACGCCGCCGATGGGGAAGCCGTATCCCCAGTGAATATCGGGCATGGCGATGGACGGACCGACGATCCCCGGCAGGGTGGCGACGTTGCGCACCTGCGCCAGGGCCTCCTCCTTCTGCAGCGCGGCCATCATCTGCCGGCTGGCAAAGACCAGCCCCTCGGTGCGCATCGCGCCCTCTTTCGGGATGCGCCAGCGGCAGGCGTCGATCTGTTCAATGCGCAGCGTCATAATATCCCCTACAAATCGACGTAGAGACGGGCCAGCCACCGGCCATCGCTGGGTTCAACCCGAAGCCGGTGATAGGTCACCGCCTTGACTTCCCGCTCCACGGGATGGCGCAGCGGGTCGAAGGGTTCGCCGCGGATCCGTCCCCTGAGGGACGTGCCTTTGATTTCCTCGAGCTCGAAATCGACGGGGAAGAGACCTTCGACTTCGAAGCGGTAGAGGATTTCGCTGAGCCAGGAAACCAGAAGCTCTCCGTAATCTCCGCCGCGCAGGGAGACCGTCCGCTCTTCGATGGCTCGACCCCCGGCCTCTCCCCAGATCATCTCCTTGAGGGCGCAGGCCGCACCGGCGAAGAGCTCCTCGAGGGTGTCGGCGTGCACCTCGATCCCCATGTCGGCGGTGTGCTCCAGCAGGCGGTAGCTCTCCATCTCGTCCCCGTTCTTTTCCCGGGCGCAAAGAAAAAGAACCAGAGAAGGCAACTTCGTCTGGTTCGAAGGCCGGTCAGTCTCCAGCGTTCATTCCGCCCGCTCCCAGTCGACCCGGCAGACGGCGTGCTCCTGCGACCAGGTGACCTTCAGGTCTCCCTGATGGGCCTTGTGCAGGGCCCGTCCGAGATGCTCGGCCAGTTTCTGCTCGGTCGTCTCGATGACCAGGTCGTCCCCCTCGCGGTCGATGCGCATGATCCGCTGCAGGGGGTTCTTGGCCATGGCCTTGTCTTCCTCGTTTTTGAGGATGTTGCGGATCTCCTCCTCGTGCTCCCAGAAGTATTCCCCCTTGAGGGTGACGATCCCTTCCGGATAGCGCTCGGCGATTTTCTGGCAGGCCGGGCAGGTGACCCAGTGGGGATCACCTGCGGCACTTTCGGCGGCGAAGGCTTCGGGGTCGAGATACCAGCGCTTGTTGCGGTACAGGGCGTGGCACCCCTGGCAGAGGGCGACCTCCTTCATTCCGCCTGCGGGGAGATAGGGATCGGCGCTGGTTTTCACCCGGCCGCGCTTGTCGCTGATTCCGAATTTGCTCACATCCCGTTGCATAGGGCCCCCTTTCCTTTGTGCGGCGGGGCTTTACAGCCCTTCCGTAAAAACAGTATAGCACCAATCGCCGCCCTGCATAGAAAGGGAACGACTCTGGCTGCCGGTCGCCGGACCCGGGGACCCGATGCGGAAAAGTGGGAGGGACTTCTGCCGGAAAGGCCCCGGGGACGGATCGGTTCTGTGCGACTTTTAATTCGCAGTTGACAGCATGTAAAACAGTGTTATCCTTCGGCAATGCACTGGAATACGGTTACTCTTACCCCGGTCTTTCACGGTGAAGCAACCCCGCACAGGAGGAGCGACAGATGAAAGTGGACGAGACCTCTCCCGACGGTACCCTGCCGGAAGCGATTCTGCAGGCCTGGGAGGCGCGCGGCGTCGGCCGCCGCGACTTTATCAAGTACTGTACCGCCCTGGCCGCCACCCTGGCCCTCCCTCCCGCCCTGATCCCGCGCCTTGCCGCGGCCATGGAGGCCGATAACCGGCCGCCGGTGATCTGGCTGGAATTTCAGGGGTGTACCGGCGATACGGAGGCGCTGCTGCGGGCCAACCAGCCGACGGTGGCCGAACTGATTCTCGACCGCCTCTCCGTCGAATACCACGAGACGATCATGGCCGCCGCCGGCGCCCAGGCTGAAGAGGCCAAATGGGCGGCCGTGGAGAAGTACAAGGGGCAATACATCGCCGTGGTCGAAGGGTCGATTCCTGCCGGCGACGGCGGCGTCTACTGCTGCGTCGGCGGAGACAGCGCCCTGAACATCGTCCGGAAGGTCTGCGGGAATGCCGCTGCGACCATCGCCGTCGGCAACTGCGCCTCCTTCGGCGGCATCCCCGCCGCCGCTCCCAATCCGACGGGAGCCATCTCCGTGCAGCAGGCGGTCCCCGGGGCGACGGTGATCAATCTTCCGGGATGCCCCCTCAACGCCGACAACCTCACCGCCACCATCGTCCATTACCTGACCTTCGGCAGGCTTCCGGCCGTCGACGGTCTGAACCGCCCCTTTTTCGCCTACGGCAAGCGGATCCACGACAACTGCGAGCGCCGCTCCCACTTCGACGCCGGCCAGTACGCCGAGGCCTTCGGGGATGACGGCCACCGCCGGGGGCACTGCCTGTACAAGCTGGGGTGCAAGGGGCCGGAAACCTTTCACAACTGCCCGACGGTGCGCTACAACGAGGGACAGAGCTGGCCGGTCATGGCCGGCCACGGCTGCATCGGCTGCGCCGAGCCGCACTTCTGGGACACGATGACCCCCTTTTACCGGCGCCTCCCGGCCGTCCCCGGATTCGGCGTCGAGGCGACGGCCGACAAGATCGGTCTCGGCCTGGCCGCCGCCACCGCTCTGGCCTTCGGTGCCCACGGAGTGGCGAGCGCCTTCCGCAAGGGGGATGCCATGGAATCGGATAAAGTGAAGAAGGAGGAGTAAACGATGTCGAAAAAAATTGTTGTCGACCCGGTGACCCGCATCGAAGGACACCTGCGCATCGAGGCCCAGGTCGAAGGGGGAAAGATCGTCAACGCCTGGAGCTCCTCCACCGCCTTTCGCGGCATCGAAACGATCCTTAAAGGGCGCGACCCGAGGGACGCCCATCACTTCACCCAGCGCTTCTGCGGGGTCTGCACCACGGTCCATTCCATCGCCAGCATCCGCTGCGTCGAGGACGCGCTCAAGATCCAGATCCCCGACAACGCCCGCCTGATCCGCAACCTGATCATGGCCATCCAGAGCGTGCAGGATCACGTCATCCACTTCTATCATCTGCATGCCCTCGACTGGGTCGACATCACCTCGGCCCTGAAGGCCGATCCGGCGGCGACGGCCCGTCTGGCCCAGTCCATCTCCGAATGGCCGCAGGCGAGTGCCACCTACTTCAAGACGAACCAGGAGCGCATCGCCGCCTTTGTCGGCACCGGACGGCTCGGCCCCTTCGCCAACGGCTACTGGGGGCACAGCGCCTATCGCCTGCCGGCGGAAGCCAACCTGATGGCGGTCGCCCACTATCTCGAGGCGCTCGAGTGGCAGAAGGACATCATCCGCATCCATGCCATTCTCGGCTCGAAGAATCCCCATCCCCAGACCTTTCTCGTCGGCGGCATGGCGATCCCCGTCGATCCGGACAGCCAGAACGCCATCAATGCCGACAAGCTGGCGCTGATCGGCAAGCTCCTCAAAAAGGCGCGGGTCTTCGTCGAACAGGTCTACATCCCCGATCTTCTGGCGGTGGCTTCCTTCTACAAGGAGTGGGCGGGGATCGGCGGCGGGGTCGGCAACTTCCTGACCTACGGCGACTTCCCCATGGACAACAGCGGCAGCCTGGAGAGCAATTACTTTCCGCGGGGGGTGATCCTCGGCAGGGACCTGGCCAACGTGATGCCGATGGACGAGGAAAAGATCACCGAATACGTCACCCATTCCTGGTACAGCTATTCCGGCGGCGACGGCAAGGGGCTGCATCCCTACGACGGCGAAACCAGCCACAACTACACCGGTCCCAGGCCCCCCTACGACTTTCTCGACACCGACGACAAGTATTCCTGGGTCAAGGCCCCGCGCTACATGGATCAGCCGATGGAGGTCGGTCCCCTGGCCCGCATGGTCGTGGCCTACGCCCGGGGTCACAAGGAGGTGCAGGAGACGGTCAACTTCGTTCTCGGCAAGCTCGGCGTCGGCCCGGAAGCCCTCTTCTCAACCCTGGGACGCACCGCCGCCCGGGGGATCGAAACCCTGCTTCTGGCGCAGAAGAGCGAGTTGTGGCTGCAGCAGCTCACGGACAACATGGGGCGGGGGATTCTGGCGGTGCACAACGGCGAGCGCTGGGATCCGGCGACCTGGCCGAAGGAGTCCCGCGGTTTCGGCTACCACGAGGCGCCCCGCGGCGCCCTCGGCCACTGGATCCGCATCGAAAACGGCGCCATCGCCAATTTCCAGGCCGTCGTCCCCTCGACCTGGAACGCCGGCCCCCGCGACCCCATGGGGCAGATGGGTCCCTACGAGGCGGCGCTGATCGGCACGCCCGTCGCCGACCCGGGAAAACCCCTGGAAATTCTCCGCACCATTCACTCCTTCGACCCCTGTCTGGCCTGCGCCGTTCACGTCCTCGACGGCCGCGGGACGGAGATGGTGCAGGTCAAGGTTCTGTAGGGCGGTAACGAGTCACGGAGTCGCCGGCAGATTTTGTCACCCGTCACGCGTCACCTGTCACGCTATCAGGAGGTCGCCATGCTTGAAATCCGCTATGTCTGGGAATGGCCGGTGCGCATCACCCACTGGGTCAACGTCCTCTGTGTGGTCATCCTCTCCCTCACCGGTTATTACATCGGCTCCCCCTTTATCGCCGGGAGCGACGGCGCCTTTGTCATGGGCTGGGTGCGCTTCATCCACTTCGTGGCCGCCTATGCCCTGACCGTTTCCCTGCTGGCGCGCGTTTACTGGATGTTCGCCGGCAACCATCACGCCTCCTGGCGGGCCTTCATCCCTTGGACGACGGCTCAGGGGCGGCGCAACTTCGTCAAGATGCTGCGCTACTACACCTTTACCGGCAAAAAGATCTCCTACGAGGTCGGCCACAATCCGGTCGCCGCCCTCGCCTATGCCGGAATCTTCTTTCTCTTTTTCCTCCAGATCGTTTCGGGTTTCGCTCTTTACAGCCAGTACAATCCCGGGGGGACCGCCGCGGCTCTCTTCTCCCCCGTTTTCGGTCTCCTGGGGAATCAGTGGCTGCGGCTCGGGCATCACGGGGTGATGTGGCTCCTCATCGGCTTCATCATCAACCACATCTACAGCGCCTGGCTGATGGACATCAAGGAAAGAAACGGCACCATCAGCGGGATTTTCAGCGGTTACCGCTACATCGAACCCCGGGATCTCTGATGGCGATTCTCGTCCTGGGTCTGGGCAACAGCCTGATGAACGACGACGCCTTCGGCGGGGAGGTGGTGGCCCTTCTGCGGCAGCGCTTCTCTTTTCCCGAGGGGGTGAGCGTCGTCGATGGCGGCACCCTCGGCCTCGACCTCCTGCCGTTTCTCGAGGGGGTGGAGCGATTGCTCATCGTCGATGCCGTCGCCATGGGGGCCCCGCCGGGGACGGTCTTTCGTCTCGAGGGGGACGAGGTGCCGCGGGCCTTTGCCGGCAAGCTCTCGGTTCATCAGATGGGGCTGCAGGACCTTCTGGCGGTGGCCGAGCTGCAGGGAAACCTCCCGCCGACCCTGGTTTTCCGGGGGGTGCAGCCGGGGTCCATCGAAATGGGGATGCGGATGTCGCCGCCGGTCGTCGCGGCCCTCGACCGGGTGGTCTCGGAGGTCGCATCGGACCTTGCGGCCTGGGGGGCACCCCCCCGGCCGCGGATTACCGTGAACGGAGGATAGATCATGTCTCTTTCCTCGACCGCCCTGGGGCTCCTTCTTCTGATCACCTTCGTCGCCGGCTGCAGCGACTTGGTCCCCGATTACCCCCGCCGGGAGCCCCCGGCCGGCCTTCTCGGCGACGCCGCCCGGCAGGAGGCCGGTGCCGCCCTCTTTTCCCTCCACTGTGCGGTCTGCCACGGTACCCCCGAAGAGGGGCGCACGCCGCGGGCCGACTTTTTCGTCCCCCCCGCCCCCGATTTCACCTCTGCCACCTACCGCAGCGCCGATCCCGCCTACCTCTTCTGGCGCATCCAGAAGGGTAAAGCCGTCGAACCCTACCTCTCGGGCGGCTCGGTGATGCCGGCCTGGGGGCCCCACCTCTCCGACGAGGAGCTCTGGTCGCTGGTCGCCTACATTCTCCGGCGCTCCGGTTCCTAGTTCCTCTTCCCCTTGAAGCGTTTCAGGCGGTAGAAGGCCTCCCGCTCACGCTCGCCGAGGTGCTGGGCGATGGCGCGGATCTCCCCCCGCAACCGCGGAAGGATCCGTTCCTCGAGAACCCGGATGCGGCGGGTCGTCTTCAGCAGTTCCTCCCCCAGTCGTTTCAGTTTCCCTTCGAAGGCCGCCATCTCCAGCATCTGTTCGACGATCGTTTCGAAGCGGCTGAACGCTTCCTCGAGATGGGGGGTGGTGGACCGGTAGTCGTAGCCGCGTTTATCGGGGGTGCGCACCGGTCTTTGAGCGACCTGCACCTCGCGGTAGAAGAGTCCGAGAGCGTGGCGGGACAGGATCTCCACCCCCAGATCGCGGCGCTCCGCCGCGGCCAGGGAGGCGACGAAGGTTTCCCCCTCGTGCCCCAGGGTCAGCTGCAGCTCCTCGATCCCCCGGCCGTAAGCGCGGCGGATTTCCTCCCGGGAGCGCAGCAGGGGGCGGCTCGTTTCGAGGAGTTCGCGGATCAAAGCCTGGCGGCGCCCCTTGAGGATGCCGACGCTGCCGACCACCGATTTGGCCTTTTCCCTGAGGAGGAGGAGATTGGTGCGGGTCTGGTGGATCATCCCCCCTCCCCTCCCCCTTCGGCTTCCTGCAGGAGGGAGAGGCCGGCGTCGAGGCTCTCGCCGATGGTGCGCCGCTCCTTCTGGTGGACGAAGCGCTCCTCGAAGGCCTCGGCAAAGGAGAGCATCTGCTTCTCCCGGGGGGGGAGCCCTTCGCGGCCGACGATCGCCTCGAGCTTGCGCAGGTCCCGTCCCCGGGCGTAGGCCCGGTAGAGGCGGTTGGCGATCGCCCGGTGGTCCTCCCGGGTGCGCCCGGCGCCGATCCCCTGCTGCATGAGCCTTGAGAGGCTCGGCAGCACATCGACGGGGGGAAAGATCCCGCGGCGGTGCAGCTCCCGCGACAGAACGATCTGCCCCTCGGTGATGTAGCCGGTGAGGTCGGGGATCGGGTGGGTGATGTCATCCTCGGGCATGGTCACCACCGGGAGCATGGTCACCGACCCCTCTTGCCCCTTGATGCGCCCGGCCCGCTCGTAGATCGACGCCAGGTCCGAGTAGAGGTATCCCGGATAGCCGCGCCGGCCGGGGAGTTCCTCCCGGGCTGCCGAGACCTCCCGCAGGGCGTCGCAGTAGTTGACCATGTCGGTGATCACCACCAGCACGTCCATCCCCCGCTCGAAGGCCAGGTATTCGGCCACCGCCAGGGCCAGGCGCGGGGCGAGGAGACGCTCCACCACCGGGTCGTCGGCGAGGTTGGCAAAGGCGACGAAGCCCCCCCCCATCCCGTTGAGGACTTCGAGGTAGTAGGCGTAGTTGTGGTAGGTCAGCCCGAGGGCGACGAAGACGACGACGAAATCTCCTCCGTCCACCAGGCGGGCCTGACGGAGGATCCCGGCGGCGATCTCCCGGGAAGGGAGACCGGAACAGGAGAAGATCGGCAGTTTCTGCCCCTTGACCAGGGTATTGAGGCCGTCGATGACGGCAAATCCCGTTTCGATGAACTGCTCGGGGCGCGCCCGGGCCGCCGGGTTGATCGGGGCCCCGGTGACCGGCTCCCAGCGCTCGGGGATGTACATCGGCAGCCCGTCGCGGGGGCGAAAGGATCCGTCGAAGATCCGGCCGATGCAGGCCGCCGAGAGGGGGGCCTGCTTCACCGCGTCGCTGAAGATGACCCGCGAACGCTCGCGGTCGAGCCCCCGCGGCTCGCCGAAGACCTCGACCAGCACTGTCGACTCCTCGATGCGCAGCACCTCCCCTTCGAGGGTGCGGCCGTCGGGATAGACGATGAGCACCTCCTCGCCGAGGCGGGGGGAGAAGACCTCCTCGAGAAAGAGGAGGGGGCCGCGGATG
This region includes:
- the cybH gene encoding Ni/Fe-hydrogenase, b-type cytochrome subunit, giving the protein MLEIRYVWEWPVRITHWVNVLCVVILSLTGYYIGSPFIAGSDGAFVMGWVRFIHFVAAYALTVSLLARVYWMFAGNHHASWRAFIPWTTAQGRRNFVKMLRYYTFTGKKISYEVGHNPVAALAYAGIFFLFFLQIVSGFALYSQYNPGGTAAALFSPVFGLLGNQWLRLGHHGVMWLLIGFIINHIYSAWLMDIKERNGTISGIFSGYRYIEPRDL
- a CDS encoding hydrogenase small subunit, with amino-acid sequence MKVDETSPDGTLPEAILQAWEARGVGRRDFIKYCTALAATLALPPALIPRLAAAMEADNRPPVIWLEFQGCTGDTEALLRANQPTVAELILDRLSVEYHETIMAAAGAQAEEAKWAAVEKYKGQYIAVVEGSIPAGDGGVYCCVGGDSALNIVRKVCGNAAATIAVGNCASFGGIPAAAPNPTGAISVQQAVPGATVINLPGCPLNADNLTATIVHYLTFGRLPAVDGLNRPFFAYGKRIHDNCERRSHFDAGQYAEAFGDDGHRRGHCLYKLGCKGPETFHNCPTVRYNEGQSWPVMAGHGCIGCAEPHFWDTMTPFYRRLPAVPGFGVEATADKIGLGLAAATALAFGAHGVASAFRKGDAMESDKVKKEE
- a CDS encoding nickel-dependent hydrogenase large subunit, yielding MSKKIVVDPVTRIEGHLRIEAQVEGGKIVNAWSSSTAFRGIETILKGRDPRDAHHFTQRFCGVCTTVHSIASIRCVEDALKIQIPDNARLIRNLIMAIQSVQDHVIHFYHLHALDWVDITSALKADPAATARLAQSISEWPQASATYFKTNQERIAAFVGTGRLGPFANGYWGHSAYRLPAEANLMAVAHYLEALEWQKDIIRIHAILGSKNPHPQTFLVGGMAIPVDPDSQNAINADKLALIGKLLKKARVFVEQVYIPDLLAVASFYKEWAGIGGGVGNFLTYGDFPMDNSGSLESNYFPRGVILGRDLANVMPMDEEKITEYVTHSWYSYSGGDGKGLHPYDGETSHNYTGPRPPYDFLDTDDKYSWVKAPRYMDQPMEVGPLARMVVAYARGHKEVQETVNFVLGKLGVGPEALFSTLGRTAARGIETLLLAQKSELWLQQLTDNMGRGILAVHNGERWDPATWPKESRGFGYHEAPRGALGHWIRIENGAIANFQAVVPSTWNAGPRDPMGQMGPYEAALIGTPVADPGKPLEILRTIHSFDPCLACAVHVLDGRGTEMVQVKVL
- a CDS encoding c-type cytochrome, whose protein sequence is MSLSSTALGLLLLITFVAGCSDLVPDYPRREPPAGLLGDAARQEAGAALFSLHCAVCHGTPEEGRTPRADFFVPPAPDFTSATYRSADPAYLFWRIQKGKAVEPYLSGGSVMPAWGPHLSDEELWSLVAYILRRSGS
- a CDS encoding V-type ATP synthase subunit D translates to MIHQTRTNLLLLREKAKSVVGSVGILKGRRQALIRELLETSRPLLRSREEIRRAYGRGIEELQLTLGHEGETFVASLAAAERRDLGVEILSRHALGLFYREVQVAQRPVRTPDKRGYDYRSTTPHLEEAFSRFETIVEQMLEMAAFEGKLKRLGEELLKTTRRIRVLEERILPRLRGEIRAIAQHLGEREREAFYRLKRFKGKRN
- a CDS encoding HyaD/HybD family hydrogenase maturation endopeptidase — encoded protein: MAILVLGLGNSLMNDDAFGGEVVALLRQRFSFPEGVSVVDGGTLGLDLLPFLEGVERLLIVDAVAMGAPPGTVFRLEGDEVPRAFAGKLSVHQMGLQDLLAVAELQGNLPPTLVFRGVQPGSIEMGMRMSPPVVAALDRVVSEVASDLAAWGAPPRPRITVNGG